Proteins encoded in a region of the Methylobacterium radiotolerans JCM 2831 genome:
- a CDS encoding ribonuclease T2 family protein — MRGRAAGLAGLLLAGSVAAPAVAQDYGGFARRGTPGDFDFYVLALSWSPTYCAGPGARRDDVQCAPGRGLGFVVHGLWPQYASGYPQNCSAVNRAPTRQAMEVAGQVYPSEGLARYEWRKHGTCSGLDPAAYFAAARAARLSVTIPDALKGGAPPQSLAPIEIARQFVTANRGLRPDMMAVTCTRGQLQEVRICFGKDLRGFTPCPEVARGNCRAPEVSLDAAR, encoded by the coding sequence ATGCGCGGGCGCGCCGCCGGCCTCGCGGGCCTGCTCCTCGCCGGGTCGGTCGCCGCCCCGGCGGTCGCCCAGGATTACGGCGGCTTCGCCCGCCGCGGCACGCCGGGCGACTTCGATTTCTACGTCCTCGCCCTGTCGTGGTCGCCGACCTACTGCGCGGGGCCGGGCGCCCGCCGGGACGACGTCCAGTGCGCCCCCGGGCGCGGCCTCGGCTTCGTCGTCCACGGCCTGTGGCCGCAATACGCGAGCGGCTACCCGCAGAACTGCTCGGCGGTGAACCGCGCGCCGACCCGGCAGGCCATGGAGGTCGCCGGGCAGGTCTACCCGAGCGAGGGTCTCGCCCGCTACGAGTGGCGCAAGCACGGCACCTGCTCGGGGCTCGATCCCGCCGCCTACTTCGCGGCCGCCCGCGCGGCGCGGCTCTCGGTGACGATCCCCGACGCGCTCAAGGGCGGTGCCCCGCCGCAGAGCCTCGCGCCGATCGAGATCGCCCGGCAGTTCGTGACGGCCAATCGCGGCCTGCGCCCCGACATGATGGCGGTCACCTGCACCCGCGGGCAGCTGCAGGAGGTCCGGATCTGCTTCGGCAAGGACCTGCGCGGCTTCACCCCCTGCCCCGAGGTCGCCCGCGGCAATTGCCGGGCGCCCGAAGTGAGTCTCGACGCCGCCCGCTGA
- a CDS encoding peptidoglycan DD-metalloendopeptidase family protein, with protein sequence MRVRGTGQMLRTLSRVALIGIIGGAAAACSSDASRLTNPFSNPFDSEPAATGSLPDGSLKSVPPVRTGRIQSEALGAPAAARPSAAATPAQTNAAAPATRVASTSKVGWSAEGGTQITVSRNDSLNQMSTRFGVPASAILAANGLSNANQITPGRQIVIPVYNASGLNPAASPMTARPARAAEEKREDAKQVENKIATKREEAKEAAKEAAQKLAEAKAAKEAAQKAAAAEKEAERKEALARDAAARKVADAKSRKDVALKEGEKPKHVRPGQVAKADEKKADEKKADPKAEAKAKAEAKAQEAKAEAKAAAKAEAAQKLAEAKAAKEAAQKAAAAEKVEKVAAKEAPKAAPVAAAAPAKPEPAATGSVAEATENFRWPAKGRVISGYGTSGNEGINIAVPEGTPVKAAEEGTVAYAGSDVKGYGKLVLVRHANGYVSAYAHNGEIDVKPGDKVKRGQTIAKSGASGNVTSPQLHFEIRKGGAPVDPMSQLASN encoded by the coding sequence ATGCGGGTGCGCGGTACGGGTCAGATGTTGCGGACGCTGTCGCGCGTCGCGCTCATCGGCATCATCGGCGGTGCGGCTGCCGCCTGTTCCTCGGACGCGTCGCGTCTGACCAACCCGTTCTCGAACCCGTTCGACTCGGAACCCGCCGCCACCGGCAGCCTGCCGGATGGGAGCCTCAAATCCGTGCCGCCGGTCCGGACCGGCCGCATCCAGTCGGAGGCGCTCGGCGCGCCCGCCGCGGCGCGGCCGTCCGCCGCCGCGACGCCGGCGCAGACCAACGCCGCCGCCCCCGCGACCCGCGTCGCCTCGACCAGCAAGGTTGGCTGGAGCGCCGAGGGTGGCACGCAGATCACCGTGTCGCGCAACGACAGCCTGAACCAGATGTCGACCCGCTTCGGCGTACCCGCCTCGGCGATCCTGGCCGCCAACGGCCTGAGCAACGCGAACCAGATCACGCCCGGCCGCCAGATCGTGATCCCGGTCTACAACGCCTCCGGGCTGAACCCCGCCGCGTCCCCGATGACCGCCCGGCCGGCCCGGGCCGCCGAGGAGAAGCGCGAGGACGCCAAGCAGGTCGAGAACAAGATCGCGACCAAGCGCGAGGAGGCCAAGGAGGCCGCCAAGGAGGCCGCCCAGAAGCTCGCCGAGGCGAAGGCCGCCAAGGAAGCCGCGCAGAAGGCCGCCGCCGCCGAGAAGGAGGCGGAGCGCAAGGAGGCGCTCGCCCGCGACGCCGCCGCCCGCAAGGTCGCCGACGCCAAGTCCCGCAAGGACGTCGCCCTGAAGGAGGGCGAGAAGCCGAAGCACGTGCGTCCCGGACAGGTCGCCAAGGCGGACGAGAAGAAGGCCGACGAGAAGAAGGCGGATCCGAAGGCCGAGGCCAAGGCCAAGGCCGAAGCGAAGGCTCAGGAGGCCAAGGCGGAGGCGAAGGCCGCCGCGAAGGCGGAGGCCGCCCAGAAGCTCGCCGAGGCGAAGGCCGCCAAGGAGGCCGCCCAGAAGGCCGCCGCCGCCGAGAAGGTCGAGAAGGTCGCCGCCAAGGAGGCGCCGAAGGCGGCCCCGGTCGCGGCCGCCGCGCCGGCCAAGCCGGAGCCCGCCGCCACCGGCTCGGTGGCCGAGGCGACGGAGAACTTCCGCTGGCCCGCCAAGGGCCGGGTGATCTCCGGCTACGGCACCTCCGGCAACGAGGGCATCAACATCGCCGTCCCCGAGGGCACCCCGGTCAAGGCCGCCGAGGAGGGCACGGTCGCCTACGCCGGGTCCGACGTGAAGGGCTACGGCAAGCTGGTCCTCGTGCGCCACGCCAACGGCTACGTCTCGGCCTACGCCCACAACGGCGAGATCGACGTGAAGCCCGGCGACAAGGTCAAGCGCGGCCAGACCATCGCGAAGTCGGGCGCCTCCGGCAACGTGACCTCGCCGCAGCTGCACTTCGAGATCCGCAAGGGTGGCGCGCCCGTGGACCCGATGTCCCAGCTCGCCAGCAACTGA
- the secF gene encoding protein translocase subunit SecF yields MRLLRLWPDESHFDFMRFRRFTFPLSAVLSLATVALFLTIGLNFGIDFKGGTLVELQAKSGTADVASIRHTAAGFGFGEPEVQELGNQGTVLVRLPLQPGEQGQTAVMNKAHAAFDKDYDFRRTETVGPRVSGELVQSGTLGVVLSVVAVLLYLWFRFERELALGAIVGTLHDIVLTVGVFIISRIEFNMTSIAAILTIVGYSLNETVVVFDRTRELMRRYKTIPTVDLLNLSINSTMSRTVMTSISSALSLLALVLFGGEAIKGFAVVMLCGVLICTYSAIFVSTPVLIYLGLMLSGARAASERSGVPQPAE; encoded by the coding sequence ATGCGCCTGCTCCGCCTCTGGCCCGATGAATCGCATTTCGACTTCATGCGATTCCGGCGCTTCACCTTCCCGCTCTCGGCGGTGCTGTCGCTCGCGACCGTGGCGCTGTTCCTGACGATCGGCCTGAACTTCGGCATCGACTTCAAGGGCGGCACCCTGGTGGAGCTGCAGGCGAAGTCGGGCACCGCGGACGTGGCGTCGATCCGGCACACGGCCGCGGGCTTCGGCTTCGGCGAGCCGGAGGTGCAGGAACTCGGCAACCAGGGCACCGTGCTGGTCCGCCTGCCGCTCCAGCCCGGCGAGCAGGGCCAGACCGCGGTGATGAACAAGGCGCACGCCGCCTTCGACAAGGATTACGATTTCCGCCGCACCGAGACCGTCGGCCCGCGCGTCTCCGGCGAGCTCGTCCAGTCCGGCACGCTCGGCGTCGTGCTGTCGGTCGTGGCGGTGCTGCTCTACCTCTGGTTCCGGTTCGAGCGGGAGCTCGCGCTCGGCGCCATCGTGGGGACGCTCCACGACATCGTTCTGACGGTCGGCGTGTTCATCATCAGCCGGATCGAGTTCAACATGACCTCGATCGCCGCGATCCTGACGATCGTCGGCTACTCGCTCAACGAGACCGTGGTGGTGTTCGACCGGACCCGCGAGCTGATGCGGCGCTACAAGACCATCCCCACGGTCGATCTCCTCAACCTGTCGATCAACTCGACCATGTCGCGCACCGTGATGACGTCGATCTCGTCCGCGCTGTCGCTGCTGGCGCTGGTGCTGTTCGGCGGCGAGGCGATCAAGGGCTTCGCCGTAGTGATGCTCTGCGGCGTCCTGATCTGCACCTACTCGGCGATCTTCGTCTCGACGCCGGTGTTGATCTATCTGGGCCTGATGCTCTCGGGCGCCCGCGCGGCGTCGGAGCGGTCGGGCGTCCCGCAACCGGCGGAGTAG
- a CDS encoding Mth938-like domain-containing protein has protein sequence MADQPSPKSFESGFVPGRHIIDTYGNGGFRFAGMSHRGSILMLPSGVRAWDVTEPQAIDRTALRPIQAEAAGIELLLVGTGLDIAAIDPALRGWLKDFGVGLDVMQTGAAARTYNILVAENRKVAAALIAVA, from the coding sequence ATGGCCGATCAGCCAAGTCCAAAGAGCTTCGAGTCCGGCTTCGTGCCGGGGCGCCACATCATCGACACCTACGGCAACGGCGGCTTCCGCTTCGCCGGGATGTCGCATCGCGGCTCGATCCTGATGCTGCCCTCAGGGGTCCGAGCCTGGGACGTGACGGAGCCCCAGGCGATCGACCGGACGGCGCTGCGCCCGATCCAAGCCGAGGCCGCGGGGATCGAGCTGCTGCTCGTCGGCACCGGTCTCGATATCGCGGCGATCGATCCGGCCTTGCGTGGCTGGCTCAAGGATTTCGGCGTCGGCCTCGACGTGATGCAGACCGGGGCCGCGGCCCGCACCTACAACATCCTGGTGGCCGAGAACCGCAAGGTCGCGGCCGCCCTGATCGCGGTGGCCTGA
- a CDS encoding YidB family protein, protein MGLLDGAKTLIGDVVAAADRAFEETGSGKLALSLAKFYPGGLPAFLDRLRETGHGEAVGSWLGSGARQTVPASAIAACLPEGVIERLAYDLGVPEARVPTVLAEFLPAAVADQSENGSLKPQPNFSTQVR, encoded by the coding sequence ATGGGCCTGCTCGACGGTGCGAAGACCCTGATCGGCGATGTGGTGGCGGCGGCCGACCGGGCCTTCGAGGAGACCGGCAGCGGCAAGCTCGCCCTGTCGCTGGCGAAGTTCTATCCCGGCGGACTCCCGGCCTTCCTCGACCGCCTGCGGGAGACCGGGCACGGGGAGGCGGTGGGATCCTGGCTCGGCTCCGGCGCGCGGCAGACGGTGCCGGCGAGCGCCATCGCGGCCTGCCTGCCGGAGGGCGTGATCGAGCGGCTCGCCTACGACCTCGGCGTTCCGGAGGCGCGCGTCCCCACGGTGCTGGCGGAGTTCCTGCCGGCGGCGGTCGCCGACCAGAGCGAGAACGGCAGCCTAAAGCCGCAGCCGAATTTCAGCACCCAGGTCCGCTGA
- a CDS encoding 23S rRNA (adenine(2030)-N(6))-methyltransferase RlmJ produces MNYRHAFHAGNHADVLKHLVLARVLDHLRLKDKPFRALDAFAGLGVYDLEADEAARTGEWRDGWGRMAAPFAPEVEALLAPYRAAVAAVRARHGDTAYPGSPAVIREALRPGDKGVFVELHPADAATLQGRYARDARTKVMNLDGWTAINAQIPPPERRGLVLIDPPYEVPGEIERLGAHLARAVAKWPTGLFLAWYPIKDTAVLDRMVRDLGAALPRPALRLDLLIDRPGDPTRLTGSGLIVVNPPWRLAEEAMLFLPALAERLARQDFGGFRCDPIGPAD; encoded by the coding sequence ATGAACTATCGGCACGCCTTCCACGCCGGCAACCACGCCGACGTCCTCAAGCACCTCGTCCTGGCGCGGGTGCTCGACCACCTGCGCCTCAAGGACAAGCCGTTCCGGGCGCTGGACGCCTTCGCGGGGCTCGGCGTCTACGATCTCGAGGCCGACGAGGCGGCCCGCACCGGCGAGTGGCGGGACGGCTGGGGCCGGATGGCGGCGCCCTTCGCGCCGGAGGTGGAGGCTCTGCTGGCGCCCTACCGCGCCGCGGTGGCGGCGGTGCGGGCGCGCCACGGTGACACCGCCTATCCGGGCTCGCCGGCCGTGATCCGCGAGGCGCTCCGCCCCGGCGACAAGGGCGTGTTCGTCGAGTTGCACCCGGCGGACGCCGCGACCCTGCAGGGCCGCTACGCCCGCGATGCCCGCACCAAGGTGATGAACCTCGACGGCTGGACCGCGATCAACGCGCAGATCCCGCCGCCGGAGCGGCGCGGCCTCGTGCTGATCGATCCCCCCTACGAGGTGCCCGGAGAGATCGAGCGCCTCGGCGCCCATCTCGCCCGCGCGGTGGCGAAGTGGCCGACCGGGCTGTTCCTGGCCTGGTACCCGATCAAGGACACCGCGGTCCTGGACCGGATGGTCCGCGACCTCGGCGCCGCCCTGCCCCGCCCGGCCCTGCGCCTCGACCTGCTCATCGACCGGCCGGGCGATCCGACGCGGCTCACCGGCAGCGGCCTGATCGTAGTCAACCCGCCCTGGCGCCTCGCCGAGGAGGCGATGCTGTTCCTGCCGGCGCTCGCCGAACGCCTCGCCCGGCAGGACTTCGGAGGGTTTCGCTGCGATCCGATCGGCCCCGCCGACTGA
- a CDS encoding porin, whose amino-acid sequence MLKRSTLAGLATVLLSSTSILAADLAAPAPVPVAPPAEPCKATLLGPAYSGVIKANPNPSCFSAGPLGDLYVGGAITGYGYTQSNPFASFSTPAAPNDRDRAARFDFSNVQGIIQKPEGAFQFYIQAGGYSIPQLGFPTLGTFTQTDLLFGPVPVAYGKIQINDEWSVQGGRMFTLIGTELLFTYQNLNINRGLLFVQENFINQGVQVNYSSGPLSVSLAGTDGFFSNEITWFTGNVAYKLDDYNTIGVNGGLNVGRTNALDRSPRYQFATPNLQQNSGIFNINYTYANGPWIISPYFQFTNVERDLRVGIGNSASTYGGALLAAYSFTDNFALAGRVEYTEQTGVRGSGGTNLLGFGAGSNAFSVTVTPTFTFDRYFFRVEYAHVELGGITRGNLAEGTLGTGFGRTGNRTSQDRYMVETGITF is encoded by the coding sequence ATGCTGAAGCGATCCACCCTGGCCGGCCTGGCCACCGTGCTGCTGTCCTCGACCAGCATCCTCGCGGCCGATCTGGCTGCCCCGGCGCCGGTTCCCGTCGCGCCCCCTGCCGAGCCCTGCAAGGCCACGCTGCTCGGCCCGGCCTACAGCGGCGTGATCAAGGCCAATCCCAACCCGAGCTGCTTCTCGGCCGGCCCGCTGGGCGACCTCTACGTCGGCGGCGCCATCACCGGCTACGGCTACACCCAGTCGAACCCGTTCGCGTCGTTCTCGACCCCGGCGGCCCCCAACGACCGCGACCGCGCGGCCCGGTTCGACTTCTCGAACGTCCAGGGCATCATCCAGAAGCCCGAGGGCGCGTTCCAGTTCTACATCCAGGCCGGCGGCTACTCGATCCCGCAGCTCGGCTTCCCCACGCTCGGCACCTTCACCCAGACCGACCTGCTGTTCGGCCCGGTCCCGGTCGCCTACGGCAAGATCCAGATCAACGATGAGTGGTCGGTCCAGGGCGGCCGGATGTTCACGCTGATCGGCACCGAGCTGCTGTTCACCTACCAGAACCTGAACATCAACCGCGGCCTCCTGTTCGTGCAGGAGAACTTCATCAACCAGGGCGTGCAGGTCAACTACAGCAGCGGCCCGCTCTCGGTGTCGCTCGCCGGCACGGACGGCTTCTTCTCCAACGAGATCACGTGGTTCACCGGTAACGTCGCCTACAAGCTCGACGACTACAACACGATCGGCGTCAACGGCGGCCTGAACGTCGGCCGGACCAACGCCCTCGACCGCAGCCCGCGCTACCAGTTCGCGACGCCGAACCTCCAGCAGAACAGCGGCATCTTCAACATCAACTACACCTACGCGAACGGTCCGTGGATCATCTCGCCCTACTTCCAGTTCACCAACGTCGAGCGTGACCTGCGCGTAGGCATCGGCAACTCGGCCTCGACCTACGGCGGCGCGCTGCTGGCGGCCTACTCGTTCACCGACAACTTCGCCCTGGCCGGCCGCGTCGAGTACACCGAGCAGACGGGCGTCCGCGGCTCGGGCGGCACCAACCTGCTGGGCTTCGGCGCGGGCAGCAACGCCTTCTCGGTGACCGTCACGCCGACCTTCACCTTCGACCGCTACTTCTTCCGCGTGGAGTACGCCCACGTCGAACTCGGCGGGATCACGCGCGGCAATCTCGCGGAGGGCACGCTCGGCACCGGCTTCGGCCGCACCGGCAACCGTACCTCGCAGGACCGCTACATGGTCGAGACCGGCATCACCTTCTGA
- the secD gene encoding protein translocase subunit SecD, giving the protein MLRFSRAKIIATLGLILVGLTLAVPSFFSPEQRKSFVAGLPSWFPSWVVPTRAIVLGLDLQGGSQLLLEVDQNELIASQAKALRDDVRRVLQQENVRADGGIGLLQRGVQVKIDDAAARAKVLPKLQELSQPITTSLGQTAARTLDVSEQPGGVIRLTLTDAGITDRTRRAVSQGIEVIRRRLDSTGTTEPSIQQQGADRILIQVPGEQNPERLEKLLGSTAKLEFRMLADSPSGDVDMLPSKDEKGAKVPVERRVMADGGELTDAQPAFDQQTHEPMVSFKFNLRGAQRFGQATSENIGRRMAIVLDNEVVSAPVIRSAITGGSGQITGNFTVQQANDLAVLLRAGALPAKFTVVERRVVGPGLGRDSIEAGKLATLVAAGLVVAFMFATYGTFGFIANIALMVHVGLILGLMSVLEATMTLPGIAGIVLTIGTAVDSNVLIYERMREEQRAGRSLISALQAGFDRAFATIIDSNSTMAIAALILFFLGSGPVKGFAVVFILGILTTVITAVTLTRMMIAVWYNTFRPKTLPF; this is encoded by the coding sequence ATGCTGCGCTTCTCCCGTGCGAAGATCATCGCGACACTGGGTCTGATCCTGGTGGGGCTGACGCTCGCCGTGCCGAGCTTCTTCTCGCCCGAGCAGCGCAAGAGCTTCGTTGCCGGCCTGCCCTCCTGGTTCCCCAGCTGGGTCGTGCCGACGCGCGCCATCGTGCTCGGCCTCGACCTGCAGGGCGGCTCGCAGCTCCTGCTCGAGGTGGACCAGAACGAGCTCATCGCCTCGCAGGCCAAGGCGCTGCGCGACGACGTGCGCCGCGTGCTCCAGCAGGAGAATGTCCGCGCCGACGGCGGCATCGGCCTGCTCCAGCGCGGCGTCCAGGTGAAGATCGACGACGCCGCCGCCCGGGCCAAGGTCCTGCCGAAGCTCCAGGAGCTGTCGCAGCCGATCACCACCTCCCTGGGCCAGACGGCGGCCCGCACCCTCGACGTCTCCGAGCAGCCCGGCGGCGTGATCCGCCTGACCCTCACCGATGCCGGCATCACCGACCGGACCCGCCGAGCCGTGAGCCAGGGCATCGAGGTCATCCGGCGCCGCCTCGATTCCACCGGCACCACCGAGCCGTCGATCCAGCAGCAGGGCGCCGACCGGATCCTGATCCAGGTGCCGGGCGAGCAGAACCCGGAGCGCCTCGAGAAGCTCCTCGGCTCCACCGCCAAGCTGGAGTTCCGCATGCTCGCCGACAGCCCCTCGGGCGACGTCGACATGCTGCCCTCCAAGGACGAGAAGGGCGCCAAGGTCCCGGTGGAGCGCCGGGTCATGGCCGACGGCGGCGAGCTGACCGACGCGCAGCCGGCCTTCGACCAGCAGACCCACGAGCCGATGGTGAGCTTCAAGTTCAACCTGCGCGGCGCGCAGCGCTTCGGGCAGGCGACCTCGGAGAATATCGGCCGACGCATGGCGATCGTCCTCGACAACGAGGTCGTGTCGGCGCCCGTGATCCGCTCGGCGATCACCGGCGGCTCGGGCCAGATCACCGGCAACTTCACCGTGCAGCAGGCCAACGACCTGGCGGTCCTGCTGCGCGCCGGCGCGCTGCCGGCGAAGTTCACCGTGGTCGAGCGCCGCGTCGTCGGCCCGGGTCTCGGCCGCGACTCCATCGAGGCCGGCAAGCTCGCGACCCTGGTGGCGGCGGGCCTCGTGGTGGCCTTCATGTTCGCGACCTACGGGACGTTCGGCTTCATCGCCAACATCGCCCTCATGGTCCATGTCGGGCTGATCCTGGGCCTGATGTCGGTGCTAGAGGCGACCATGACGCTCCCGGGCATCGCCGGCATCGTGCTCACCATCGGCACGGCGGTGGATTCGAACGTGCTGATCTACGAGCGCATGCGCGAGGAGCAGCGGGCCGGCCGCTCGCTGATCTCGGCGCTGCAGGCGGGCTTCGACCGGGCCTTCGCCACCATCATCGACTCGAACTCGACCATGGCGATCGCCGCCCTGATCCTGTTCTTCCTCGGCTCGGGCCCGGTGAAGGGCTTCGCCGTGGTCTTCATCCTCGGCATCCTCACCACGGTCATCACCGCGGTGACGCTGACCCGGATGATGATCGCGGTGTGGTACAACACGTTCCGGCCGAAGACCCTGCCGTTCTGA
- a CDS encoding extensin family protein has product MWRGVSLFSALALFGAGLTACSINHFERREPWRDQAEQVCLAKKLVEPSEYITPIAAMDGPGPCGMQQPFRVTRLGGGSVLLKQRMTLGCPALAEAEAWLADTIQPAANLYFGVPVAEINAGSYSCRGRNNQPGAKLSEHGFGNAIDVMSIKLADGHVITVKGGWRGTEAEQGFLREIFLGACQRFTTVLAPGSNVFHYDHIHVDLARHDPRGLRRICKPLIKFTPQLGTGAERPLSRPVPPQRQPAGPQAPVDVEEDDPYGVSPMSKAGSATQVARAPARPLDRPAAASAYTAAPPVRPAPRVAAAHEEPAQDYDEPLQLGAPPSAEPIY; this is encoded by the coding sequence ATGTGGCGTGGCGTATCCCTGTTCTCGGCCCTGGCGCTGTTCGGTGCGGGCCTCACCGCGTGCTCGATCAACCATTTCGAGCGACGCGAACCGTGGCGCGACCAGGCGGAGCAGGTCTGCCTGGCCAAGAAGCTCGTCGAGCCCTCGGAGTACATCACGCCGATCGCGGCGATGGACGGCCCGGGCCCCTGCGGGATGCAGCAGCCCTTCCGGGTGACGCGGCTCGGCGGCGGTTCCGTGCTGCTGAAGCAGCGGATGACGCTGGGCTGCCCGGCGCTGGCCGAGGCCGAGGCGTGGCTCGCCGACACGATCCAGCCGGCCGCCAACCTCTACTTCGGCGTACCCGTGGCCGAGATCAACGCCGGCTCCTATTCCTGCCGCGGCCGCAACAACCAGCCCGGCGCCAAGCTCTCCGAGCACGGTTTCGGGAACGCGATCGACGTGATGTCGATCAAGCTCGCCGACGGCCACGTGATCACCGTCAAGGGCGGCTGGCGCGGCACGGAGGCCGAGCAGGGCTTCCTGCGCGAGATCTTCCTGGGCGCCTGCCAGCGCTTCACCACCGTGCTGGCGCCGGGCTCCAACGTGTTCCACTACGACCACATCCACGTCGACCTCGCCCGGCACGACCCGCGCGGTCTGCGGCGGATCTGCAAGCCGCTGATCAAGTTCACGCCGCAGCTCGGCACCGGCGCCGAGCGGCCGCTGAGCCGTCCGGTCCCGCCGCAGCGCCAGCCCGCCGGCCCGCAGGCACCGGTGGACGTGGAGGAGGACGATCCCTACGGCGTGTCGCCGATGTCGAAGGCCGGGAGCGCGACCCAGGTCGCCCGGGCGCCGGCCCGGCCCCTCGACCGCCCGGCCGCGGCCTCGGCCTACACCGCGGCGCCGCCCGTGCGGCCGGCGCCGCGGGTCGCCGCCGCCCACGAGGAGCCCGCGCAGGACTACGACGAGCCGCTGCAGCTCGGCGCGCCGCCGAGCGCTGAGCCGATCTACTGA
- a CDS encoding alpha/beta fold hydrolase, whose protein sequence is MKRVRAGVLEVAYLESGPADGPPAVLLHGFPYDVRACAAAAAQLAADGVRCLVPYLRGYGPTRFLDPATPRSGEQAALGVDLLAFLDALGLGNAVLAGYDWGGRAACVVAALWPDRARGLVSCGVGYNIQNIPTAGRPVAPEAEHRLWYQYYLHGERGRAGLSENRDAFCRLLWRLWSPTWAFDAETFAQTARAFDNPDFVDVVVHSYRHRFGLVPGDPALTPIEARLAARPAIAVPSIVLLGADDGVGPPPATDTDARHFTGPYRREIVAGVGHNFPQEAPDAFAAAIRALL, encoded by the coding sequence ATGAAGCGCGTGCGGGCCGGCGTCCTGGAGGTCGCCTATCTCGAATCCGGACCGGCCGACGGGCCGCCGGCGGTGCTCCTCCACGGTTTCCCCTACGATGTGCGCGCCTGCGCGGCCGCGGCCGCGCAACTCGCCGCCGACGGCGTGCGCTGCCTCGTGCCGTACCTGCGCGGCTACGGGCCGACGCGGTTCCTGGATCCCGCCACGCCGCGCTCCGGCGAGCAGGCGGCGCTCGGGGTCGACCTGCTCGCCTTCCTCGACGCCCTCGGCCTCGGGAACGCCGTCCTCGCCGGCTACGATTGGGGCGGCCGGGCCGCCTGCGTGGTGGCCGCACTCTGGCCGGACCGGGCCCGGGGCCTCGTCAGCTGCGGCGTCGGCTACAACATCCAGAACATCCCGACCGCCGGGCGGCCGGTCGCGCCGGAGGCCGAGCACCGCCTCTGGTACCAGTATTATCTCCACGGCGAGCGCGGCCGCGCCGGCCTCTCCGAGAACCGGGACGCCTTCTGCCGCCTGCTCTGGCGGCTCTGGTCGCCGACCTGGGCGTTCGACGCGGAGACCTTCGCGCAGACCGCCCGCGCCTTCGACAACCCCGACTTCGTCGACGTGGTGGTGCATTCCTACCGCCACCGCTTCGGCCTCGTGCCGGGCGACCCGGCGCTGACCCCGATCGAGGCGCGGCTGGCGGCCCGGCCGGCCATCGCCGTGCCGTCGATCGTGCTGCTCGGCGCCGACGACGGCGTCGGGCCGCCGCCCGCCACCGACACGGACGCCCGCCACTTCACCGGCCCGTACCGGCGTGAGATCGTCGCGGGGGTCGGCCACAACTTCCCCCAGGAGGCGCCGGACGCCTTCGCGGCGGCGATCCGCGCCCTGCTGTGA
- a CDS encoding GNAT family N-acetyltransferase, protein MFTIRGARDTLADLPAIETARLTIAALRPADAPAVRALTDDPAITAAVDFLPTPFTLQDAEDLIRSGARGRDCFLGAWTRDGAPDSAVRALVGVFGTHLRGAGTIEIGYWVGGAARGRGYAYEAVSAILGLLGGRFPARVVVAECRPANVASWGLLEKLGFRDTGEEGHRPGRRLLRRA, encoded by the coding sequence ATGTTTACCATCCGCGGCGCGCGCGACACCCTGGCCGACCTGCCGGCGATCGAGACGGCGCGTCTCACGATCGCCGCCCTCCGGCCCGCGGACGCGCCGGCCGTCCGCGCGCTCACCGACGATCCGGCGATCACCGCGGCGGTGGATTTCCTGCCGACGCCGTTCACCCTGCAGGATGCCGAGGACCTGATTCGCAGCGGCGCGCGGGGCCGGGACTGCTTCCTCGGCGCCTGGACGCGGGACGGCGCGCCCGATTCGGCCGTGCGCGCGCTCGTCGGCGTCTTCGGCACGCACCTGCGCGGCGCCGGCACGATCGAGATCGGGTACTGGGTCGGCGGCGCCGCCCGCGGGCGCGGCTACGCCTACGAGGCCGTCTCGGCGATCCTCGGGCTCCTCGGCGGGCGCTTCCCGGCGCGCGTCGTCGTGGCGGAGTGCCGCCCCGCCAACGTCGCCTCCTGGGGCCTGCTGGAGAAGCTCGGCTTCCGCGACACCGGCGAGGAGGGCCACCGGCCGGGCCGGCGCCTGCTCAGGCGGGCCTGA
- the yajC gene encoding preprotein translocase subunit YajC produces the protein MITPAFAQGAGAAAGGAEIAFQVVPFVLIFVIMYFLILRPQQKRVKDHQALLKSVRRDDTVVTNGGLVGRVTKASDDQPEIEVEIAPNVRVRVVRSMISEVRAKGTVKAA, from the coding sequence TTGATCACCCCCGCCTTCGCGCAAGGGGCCGGTGCGGCCGCTGGCGGAGCGGAGATCGCCTTTCAGGTGGTCCCGTTCGTCCTGATCTTCGTGATCATGTACTTCCTGATCCTGCGACCGCAGCAGAAGCGGGTCAAGGACCACCAGGCGCTGCTCAAGTCCGTGCGCCGGGACGACACGGTCGTCACCAACGGCGGCCTCGTCGGCCGCGTGACCAAGGCTTCGGACGACCAGCCCGAGATCGAGGTCGAGATCGCCCCGAACGTGCGCGTGCGGGTGGTCCGGTCGATGATCTCGGAGGTCCGCGCCAAGGGTACGGTCAAGGCCGCCTGA